The following proteins come from a genomic window of Neosynechococcus sphagnicola sy1:
- the ppk1 gene encoding polyphosphate kinase 1, with amino-acid sequence MPGSKFPTPCREFLSLPEELRLTHENQPVAWTGVPLEQVIAHNLEFLFPGMNIQEYHPFRITRDADVELQEDEADDLLQAIEEVLRQRRFGGSVVRLEIQASMPETVRNTLIRGLGVEDREHYSDVYEVEGMLGLRDLFAFMDIPLPELKDPPWMPVIPSRLQRVGDLPEDAAAAEEGEGFFAAMRQQDLLVHHPYHSFSATVQRFVTQAAHDPDVMAIKMTLYRTSGDSPIVNALINAAENGKQVAVLVELKARFDEENNIIWARKLEKVGVHVVYGLLGLKTHTKIALVVRKEADRIRRYVHVGTGNYNPKTARLYTDLGLLSCREELGADLTELFNYLTGYSRQQTYRKLLVAPVSLRDRMIAMIRREAEHCKQGFPGRIVAKMNSLTDVQMITTLYEASCAGVKIDLVIRGMCCLRPGIPNVSENIRVISIIGRFLEHARIFYFQNQGQEEVFIGSADWMSRNLNRRVEAVVPVEDAEIAKDLQEILGVMLADNRQAWDMQSDGHYIQRQPSPNTPEQSSQRLLMDMASQEAAGKRS; translated from the coding sequence TTGCCCGGGTCAAAGTTCCCAACTCCCTGCCGCGAGTTTTTATCGTTGCCAGAGGAGTTGCGCCTCACCCATGAAAATCAGCCAGTGGCTTGGACTGGGGTGCCCCTGGAACAGGTGATCGCCCACAACCTGGAGTTTTTGTTCCCAGGGATGAATATTCAGGAGTACCACCCCTTCCGGATTACGCGGGATGCCGATGTGGAACTGCAAGAAGATGAGGCAGATGATCTGTTGCAGGCGATTGAAGAAGTGCTCCGCCAGCGACGCTTTGGCGGCTCTGTGGTGCGCTTAGAAATTCAAGCTTCCATGCCAGAAACCGTTCGCAATACCCTGATTCGAGGGCTGGGAGTGGAGGATCGAGAGCACTACAGTGATGTTTATGAGGTCGAGGGGATGCTCGGCTTGCGGGATCTCTTTGCCTTTATGGACATTCCCCTGCCCGAACTCAAGGATCCTCCCTGGATGCCAGTGATTCCCTCTCGCCTCCAACGGGTTGGGGATCTGCCTGAGGATGCCGCAGCGGCTGAAGAAGGAGAGGGCTTTTTTGCCGCTATGCGTCAACAAGACCTGTTGGTTCACCATCCCTACCACTCCTTCTCTGCGACCGTGCAACGGTTTGTCACCCAGGCCGCCCATGACCCTGATGTGATGGCGATCAAAATGACCCTTTACCGCACCTCCGGCGACTCACCGATTGTCAATGCCCTGATCAATGCGGCTGAAAACGGTAAACAGGTGGCGGTGCTGGTGGAGTTGAAAGCGCGCTTCGATGAAGAAAACAACATAATCTGGGCGCGAAAGCTAGAAAAAGTCGGAGTGCATGTAGTCTATGGGCTGCTGGGGTTGAAAACCCACACCAAAATTGCCCTGGTTGTCCGCAAAGAGGCCGATCGGATTCGCCGCTATGTCCATGTCGGCACGGGTAACTATAATCCCAAAACTGCCCGGTTATACACCGATCTGGGACTGTTGAGTTGCCGAGAGGAATTGGGAGCCGACTTGACCGAATTGTTTAATTATTTAACCGGTTATTCTCGGCAGCAGACCTATCGCAAGCTATTGGTAGCTCCAGTGAGTTTACGCGATCGCATGATTGCCATGATTCGCCGCGAAGCCGAACACTGCAAACAAGGATTTCCGGGTCGAATTGTTGCCAAGATGAACTCTCTCACCGATGTCCAGATGATTACCACCCTCTATGAAGCTTCCTGCGCTGGGGTAAAGATTGATCTGGTGATTCGGGGGATGTGTTGTCTGCGACCTGGAATTCCCAATGTCAGCGAGAATATTCGCGTTATCAGTATTATTGGGCGCTTCTTAGAACATGCCCGCATCTTCTATTTTCAAAATCAAGGGCAGGAGGAAGTTTTTATCGGCAGTGCTGACTGGATGTCTCGGAATTTGAATCGGCGGGTGGAAGCAGTGGTTCCCGTCGAAGATGCCGAAATTGCCAAGGATCTCCAGGAAATTCTTGGGGTGATGCTGGCAGATAATCGCCAAGCCTGGGATATGCAGTCCGATGGTCACTATATTCAGCGCCAACCCTCTCCCAACACACCGGAGCAAAGTTCCCAACGCTTGCTGATGGACATGGCGTCCCAGGAGGCTGCGGGTAAGCGCAGTTGA
- a CDS encoding succinate dehydrogenase/fumarate reductase iron-sulfur subunit — MQVIFKIWRQNQNTVPHFQSYQLEVDPGMTILDCLHQIKWEQDGSVAFRRNCRNTICGSCGMRINGRSALACKENVGSELTRLNQIAHQATALAVNPGASSQPVMTIAPLGNMPVIKDLVVDMKSFWNHLSAVDPYVSSAARHISEREFLQTPEARSQLDQTGNCILCGACYSECNAREVNPEFVGPHALAKAYRLVADSRDQQREQRLEAYNQKDQGVWACTRCFYCNSVCPMEVAPLDQISKIKQQILDRKDAQSSRWIRHRKVLIHLVKQGGWVDERRFGLQVVSNSFRDLRGLMSLGPLGLRMLVRGKFPLGFEPSQGTPVVRSLIEAVEALEDQPS, encoded by the coding sequence ATGCAAGTCATTTTTAAGATTTGGCGACAAAATCAAAACACGGTACCTCACTTTCAAAGTTATCAGCTGGAGGTAGACCCCGGAATGACGATCTTAGACTGTCTCCACCAAATCAAATGGGAGCAGGATGGGAGTGTTGCCTTTCGTCGCAACTGCCGTAACACAATTTGTGGAAGTTGTGGGATGCGCATCAATGGTCGCTCGGCGCTGGCATGCAAAGAAAATGTTGGCAGTGAGCTGACGAGACTCAACCAAATTGCCCACCAAGCAACTGCGCTAGCAGTCAATCCTGGGGCATCTAGCCAGCCTGTAATGACGATTGCTCCCCTGGGTAATATGCCTGTGATTAAAGACTTGGTGGTGGATATGAAAAGTTTCTGGAACCACCTCAGTGCGGTTGATCCCTATGTCAGCAGCGCCGCTCGCCACATTTCGGAACGAGAGTTTTTACAAACACCGGAAGCCCGCAGTCAATTGGATCAAACGGGCAATTGCATCCTTTGTGGTGCTTGTTACTCGGAATGTAATGCCCGTGAGGTCAACCCAGAGTTTGTGGGTCCCCATGCCCTCGCAAAGGCCTATCGCCTTGTGGCAGATTCACGGGATCAGCAGCGGGAGCAACGCTTGGAGGCCTACAACCAGAAAGATCAGGGTGTTTGGGCTTGTACTCGCTGTTTTTACTGCAATAGTGTTTGTCCCATGGAAGTCGCGCCCCTGGATCAAATTAGCAAGATTAAGCAGCAAATTCTCGACCGCAAAGATGCTCAGTCAAGCCGATGGATTCGCCATCGCAAGGTCTTGATTCATCTGGTCAAACAGGGGGGCTGGGTCGATGAGCGTCGTTTTGGGCTGCAGGTGGTCAGTAATTCCTTCCGCGATCTGCGGGGGCTGATGAGTTTAGGCCCCCTGGGTCTGCGGATGTTAGTGCGAGGTAAGTTTCCCCTGGGGTTTGAGCCATCCCAAGGCACCCCCGTGGTGAGATCGTTGATTGAAGCGGTGGAAGCCCTGGAAGATCAACCCTCCTGA
- a CDS encoding AbrB family transcriptional regulator codes for MTEPAKVSLTGKALLQKIKELSDKSVREKAKLCGYYTVGKNDQTRVNLTDFYDALLAAKGIPLSPEGSKDGRGREPTYRVSVHKNGQIVIGATYTEAMGLKPGDEFEIKLGYKHIRLIQVDEKDGDFGNETEDDND; via the coding sequence ATGACTGAACCCGCAAAAGTTTCCCTAACCGGGAAGGCACTACTTCAAAAAATAAAAGAGCTCTCAGACAAATCAGTGCGAGAAAAAGCCAAGCTCTGTGGCTACTACACTGTTGGCAAGAATGACCAGACACGGGTAAATCTCACAGATTTTTACGATGCACTGTTGGCTGCCAAGGGAATTCCTCTGAGTCCAGAGGGTTCCAAAGATGGTCGTGGACGCGAACCAACCTATCGCGTCAGCGTCCACAAAAATGGTCAAATCGTCATTGGAGCAACCTATACGGAAGCTATGGGCTTAAAGCCTGGCGATGAATTTGAAATTAAGCTGGGCTATAAACATATCCGCCTGATTCAAGTCGATGAGAAAGACGGAGATTTCGGCAATGAGACGGAGGATGACAACGATTAG